The genome window CCGGAAAAAATATTCTGATCGATTCGGGCTTTTTTAACGACATCTATCGAAAGAAATTCGGATTCTACAGTTTTGAAAGACCCGACGTTCTTTTAAAACGATGCGGAATCGATCCGAAAGAAATCACTGACATCGTACTCACACATTTTCATTTCGATCACGCGGGCGGAATTTTCCTGTTTCCTTCCGCGACGGTCCATATTCAAAACCACGATTTGGATCTTTTGAAAAAACAATCCTACTTTCCGAATCAAGCGAACTACATCCGTTCTTTGAGTTCTGTAAATCGAATTCACTCCTTCGATGGAACGTATTCTTTGCTTACGGATATGCGGATTCTTTTTACCGGAGGTCATACCCCCGGGTCGCAAGCGCTGGAATGGATCGCTTCTCCCGAAAGGCGATTTCTGTTTACCGGGGATGAATGTTATCTCATCCAAGAATGTAAGAATGGAATCGGTCTTCCGCAAGGCGCGGTATTTTCCACAAAACGAAATCGGGACTTTATCGAATACGTTCGAATCTTAAACGAGAAAGGAATCAAAATTCTTACCTTACACGATCCTTCGATTTTAACACAAGGCGAAGAACTCGCTCCCGGCGTTAGAATATTAGATTATTATTAAGTAAAACCCGTCTCTTAGGATAAACTTTATATTCGGCGGTCGCCAACGATTCTTTCCCAAAGCGCGGATGAGGGGATCACGACGCGGAAATAAAAAAGGCCCGAAGGAAAATCCCCCGAGCCTTTCGTTTTTACGGACGCAAGTTAGTTTGCCGTTCAGTCTTTGTCGTAGACCTTCTTGATTTCCTTGCTGTATTTTTCCGTAATCACGTGACGTTTCATCTTGAGAAGGTTGGTCAATTCGTCCCCGACCTCGAAAGGTTTTTTGGTGAGAATGACGTGCTGAACCTGCTCGAAAGATTTGAATCCTGTCTTTGTGCTGTTGTAGCTACGAACTTCTTTTTTGTAGAAGTCGATGACTTTCGGATGTTTAATCAGCTCTTCGAGTTTGGAAGTATCGATTCCGTTTTCCTTGCACCAATCGGTTAACTGGTCGATGTCCGGAACGATGATCGCCCCGAGAACCTTCTGATCCTGACCGATGACCATCGATTGTTTGATAAACGGTGATTCGTCCATCTTGTTCTCGATAGGAACCGGTTCCACGTTTTCTCCGCCTAACAATACTACGGTGTCTTTCGCTCTTCCGGTCAAAGTCAGGGTTTTCTTGAAGTTGATGAATCCGATATCTCCGGTGTTCATCCATCCGTCCACAATGGTCTTCTTAGTAACTTCCGGATTTTTGTAATATCCCTTCATCACTTGAGGTCCTTTTACGAAGACGACTCCTTTTTGTCCCAGCTTACCCGCGAGAACTTCGAACTTATCGTTGATGTGCGTCAACACATGACCGTTATCGTCCTTGATCATCAGTTCCGATTTAGGAACTAAGAATCCAACCGAACCGATAATCGGTTTTACGAAAGGTCTTACCGAGATTACGGGACTGGTTTCGGTCATACCGTAACCTTCCAAAACGAGCATTCCGATATCGTTGAAGAAGTTATCCACGTGCGATTGGAGTGCGCCCCCACCCGACATAGATCCCTTGAGCCTTCCACCGGTAGCTTGGCGGATTTTGGAAAGAACGATCGCATCCAAAGTCTTAGCGTTGAAGATCAATCCCAAACCCGCGATCGTTAAGAGGATCCAGCTTGGAACATGCACTCCGTACGCGGGAAGAGCCAAATACGCGAGAATCGCCATCGCACTTACGGTAAACGGTCCGGTTAGCAGAAGAACGATCAGGGATTTTACTCCGATTGCGAGGGATTTGAAAATATTTCTGTTTTCATAATCCACTTCCAATCCGCTCAAGAATCTTCTAGAAGCATTGTAGTGTTTCGAGAAGAAGTAAGCGAGTTTAAACAAACCTCTACGGATCGGCGGGGTTTGTTTCGGATCGTTTACTTTATTGTAAATTCCGGTATAAACGCTTTCCCAAACGCGCGGAGCGGACGCCATAAAGGACGGTCTCGCTTTCGCTAGATCGTTTTTAAGATCGGAAACTTTCGTATAATACGTTTGGATTCCGCTCGAGATGGCTCCATACTCATTGACCCTCTCGAAAATATGCCAAATCGGTAATATGGAAAGCATACTGTCGGTAGGTTTGATGTCCGTTAAAAGCATCGGCACAACATAAATCATCTGGTGAATCATGTTGGAATGCATGAGCATCACACCTTTCGGCATTCCCGTAGTTCCGGAAGTATAGATGAGGGTAAAGAGATCGTCGGGTTTGATTTCCTCGATTCTTTTCTCAGCTTTTTTGGATCCTTTGGCTCTAAGGGCTTTTCCTTCTTCGATCAGATCGTAGATTTTATGGATATTCTTTCCTTTTGCAGTGGAAGCCTTATCCATAATGACGACGGTTTCGACTTTATGAAGTTTCGGTTTAACTTTATTGAACTTTTCCAGCATCTTATCGTTTTCGATAAAAACGATTTTTGCTTCCGAGTGATTGAGGATATACTCGAGTTCGGATTCGGTTACGTCGGTTCCTCTAGGAACATTAGCAGCTCCCGAAAATTGAACGGCATAATCCGTAATCATCCACTCAAGTCTGTTGTCCGCTAGTACTCCGACATGTTCTCTCGCTTTCAGTCCCAAATGAATGAGCGCTTCGGCAAGAGAGATTCCCATGTCGTACAGCTGTTTATAAGAAGTAGGGTGGAATTCCTTATCTTCTCCTTTGCTCCAGAATACGGGTCGATCTCCAAATTTCTCGGTGGATTGTATCAACATATCCGCGAGGTTTTTATACATTTCCAATTCCTCTTTAGTGAGTTTTTACCGGAATGATTTCCGATAGGGTAAAGGCTGAATTAAGCTAAGGGAAAAATTGCGTGAGTCAACCAAATTTTGGAAAGAGGAAGGAGCGGGTGCGGTGCAAAAAGAAGGGAACCGTCTACCTCCGGAGAGATAGACGGAAAGAAGATATTATTGCTCTTCTCCGGCCGGAGCAGAAGATTCAGTGGAAGGAGCTGGTGCTTCTTCTTTTTTGCTTTCTGCTTTTTCCTTCTTGGACTTTTTCTTAGATTTTTTTGCCTTTTTAGCCTTTTTGGATTTCTTAGATTTCTTTCCTTTCTTTTCAGACTTCGTTTCTTTCGGGCTTTCGGTTTGTTCCGTTGGAGCGTCTGCAGCAGGTTCTTGTGCGACGAGTCCCGCGAATCCGGTCAACGCCATCGCTGCGATTAAAAGTTGGGCAAGAATTTTCTTAAAAAGGGTCATTGTAAAGTTTTCCTATTGAAAGAGTGATTGATTGGAGAACTCCAACATCCGTAGAAAAAAAGTAAATACGTTTTTTTTAAGGAACGGAACGGGAAGGGTTCCATTTTTTTCCCGAGGCGACGGCCGATTCCAATCGTTTGAGATATTCTTTTTTCGGAATTTGATACGCCCCAAGTCCAAGAGTAACAACGTTTAGTTGCTGCGTATCGAAAAGGGTAAAGTGATCTTTTTTAAGAGCCTCGAATAAATGGAAGAGTGCGATCTTTCCGAAATCGGGAACGAAGGAAAACATGGATTCGCCGGCAAAAAAATTTCCGATTGCGATTCCGTAAACGCCTCCTCCTAATTTTCCATTCTCATCCCAAACTTCCACCGAGTGAGCATATCCGAGTTTGTGAAATTCGGAATAGCCTTTGATAAAAAGATCGGTGATCCAAGTTTCTTCTCCGGGCCGATACGCGCAACAGCGCATGACTTGTTCGAAGGCCCGGTTGAAAGTAATCGTATAACGTCTTTGATTGATCTTCCGTCGTAAGCGCTTGGAAATATGCAAACGGTTCAGATCAAAAATCCCCCGGGGATCGAGACAATACCAAAGAATGGGCTCGTCCGACCACGGAAAGATTCCGTTCTTATAGGCGTATAAAAGTCGTTCGGGAGAAAGGTCTCCTCCCACCGCAACGATCTCACGGTCCCATACGTGAGGGTTTCGAAAAAAATCAGAGAAATCTTTCAAGACAGGCGCCTCATTCGAAAACGTTCTGAATTCTCCATAATTTTTTAAGACGGTAAAAGTGAAAAAGATTCTTCGATGAAATAGACGGGTCCGTCCGAGAATGTTTTGGATGAATAGATATGAAATTCGGAAACGGGGAAGTCCGAAGTGGAAAAGTCGGAGAATTCCTCCAAATAGGTGAGAACTCTCGTTCCGTTCGTATTCTTAAAACGGCCGATCGTTAAATGCGGATGATAATCCTGGCGGTCCGGGGAAAACCCAAATCTGCGAAGTCCGCCGTCCAAGGTTTTTTGGAGCTGTAAAAGTTCGGGCGGAGCGCTTACCTCCGCAAAAAGGATGGAAGGAGACTTTTGTTTTCCGAATGTTCCCACCGACTTCAAGTTTAAGTGAAACGACGGGGAAGAAACGGTGGAACAAAACTCGGATAGAACGTCCAGCTTCTCGTTCGATTGTTCGCCTAAAAAGACCAAGGTTATGTGAAAATTTTCCTTAGGAACCCAGCGCACGTCCGGTATACCGTAACAGATGGAAGTTAGTTGTTCTTTTACTTCTTCCGGAACGGAAATCCCCAGAAACGTTCTCATACTTAAAAGTTTAGGACCCCGTTCGATTTCCGCAACTAGATTCCAAATATCCGCTTATCTAAGAATTTCGAACTTCTTCTATCCTTAAAATTCCGCGTAACGAGTTGCAAAGAAAAGCGGAATTCGAGTTTGTTAAATCCTCTATGGAAAGAATTTTCTCGTAAAATCCATTTCGTTTTAGCAAACGTTCTCTGAACACCCCCGGAAGAACTCCGGCATCGAGCGGAGGCGTAAAGTAAGAATCTCCGATCTTTACGAATACGTTGGCGATGCTTCCTTCCGTGATTTGATCCTTCTCGTTTAAGAAGATTGCATCCAAACAATCCGCGTCCCGCGCGAGTTTCCCTTCCCGATCGTAAATCGCACGTAAATTCGTTTTATGTTTTCTGAATTCGGAAGTGGAATCCATTTTGATTTTCGAGATTCGAACGTTTCCTTTTTTTTGAAACCGTGAAAGTTCCGAGTGCTCCCAGCGTATCGTACCCGAAACATGCAGGCTGATTTTGACTCGGTGGGAATTTCGTTTAACTTCGGAGCGGATTTTTTGAAGGGTTGAATTCCATTTTTTTTCGGAGAATGGGATTTGCAGTTTTTGGGCGGAATTCCGGATTCTTTCCAAATGCTCTTTTAAAAAGTAAAATATTCCATTTTTATAAAGTATCGTTTCGAAAACGGAAAAATCGCGGGGAGCTTCGGTAAAGAACTTTGCTTTTTCGAAAATTTCGGACCATTCCCTTTCAGGATCGGAATCCCAGGTGATTCCGGAACCGATTCCGATATTTCCCTTTCCGCGTTCGAGTTCCAAGGTTCGGATTGCGATCGAAAACACCGCGTCCTGATTCGGTTGAATGACGCCGATTGCTCCCGTGTAAATCCCCCTGGGCGGTTCGAGTTGTTCGATAAGTCGCATCGCCCTAAGTTTCGGAGCGCCAGTGATCGATCCTCCGGGGAAAAGTTGTTTAAAAATTTCTTTCCAACCCGCGGAATCCGAAAGTTCGGAACGGATGGTGCTGGTCATTTGAAAGATCGTATTGTATGTTTCCACGGAAAAAAGCGCCTCCACTTGAACGCTTCCTTCTTGACTGATTTTACCGAGATCGTTCCGCATTAAATCGGTGATCATGAGATTCTCCGCTTTTTCCTTTTCGGAGTTCTGAAGAAGTCGGATGTTCTCTTTG of Leptospira sanjuanensis contains these proteins:
- a CDS encoding N-acyl homoserine lactonase family protein, with product MKTIRFAFCLLFVLICGCAGRNQEAVENRSNSKTNVSKNCKTDFGLYVFSYGRSLYPDRFLNVEEDKGNREIVYLFYLIRVPGKNILIDSGFFNDIYRKKFGFYSFERPDVLLKRCGIDPKEITDIVLTHFHFDHAGGIFLFPSATVHIQNHDLDLLKKQSYFPNQANYIRSLSSVNRIHSFDGTYSLLTDMRILFTGGHTPGSQALEWIASPERRFLFTGDECYLIQECKNGIGLPQGAVFSTKRNRDFIEYVRILNEKGIKILTLHDPSILTQGEELAPGVRILDYY
- a CDS encoding AMP-dependent synthetase/ligase, with product MYKNLADMLIQSTEKFGDRPVFWSKGEDKEFHPTSYKQLYDMGISLAEALIHLGLKAREHVGVLADNRLEWMITDYAVQFSGAANVPRGTDVTESELEYILNHSEAKIVFIENDKMLEKFNKVKPKLHKVETVVIMDKASTAKGKNIHKIYDLIEEGKALRAKGSKKAEKRIEEIKPDDLFTLIYTSGTTGMPKGVMLMHSNMIHQMIYVVPMLLTDIKPTDSMLSILPIWHIFERVNEYGAISSGIQTYYTKVSDLKNDLAKARPSFMASAPRVWESVYTGIYNKVNDPKQTPPIRRGLFKLAYFFSKHYNASRRFLSGLEVDYENRNIFKSLAIGVKSLIVLLLTGPFTVSAMAILAYLALPAYGVHVPSWILLTIAGLGLIFNAKTLDAIVLSKIRQATGGRLKGSMSGGGALQSHVDNFFNDIGMLVLEGYGMTETSPVISVRPFVKPIIGSVGFLVPKSELMIKDDNGHVLTHINDKFEVLAGKLGQKGVVFVKGPQVMKGYYKNPEVTKKTIVDGWMNTGDIGFINFKKTLTLTGRAKDTVVLLGGENVEPVPIENKMDESPFIKQSMVIGQDQKVLGAIIVPDIDQLTDWCKENGIDTSKLEELIKHPKVIDFYKKEVRSYNSTKTGFKSFEQVQHVILTKKPFEVGDELTNLLKMKRHVITEKYSKEIKKVYDKD
- the aat gene encoding leucyl/phenylalanyl-tRNA--protein transferase, with protein sequence MKDFSDFFRNPHVWDREIVAVGGDLSPERLLYAYKNGIFPWSDEPILWYCLDPRGIFDLNRLHISKRLRRKINQRRYTITFNRAFEQVMRCCAYRPGEETWITDLFIKGYSEFHKLGYAHSVEVWDENGKLGGGVYGIAIGNFFAGESMFSFVPDFGKIALFHLFEALKKDHFTLFDTQQLNVVTLGLGAYQIPKKEYLKRLESAVASGKKWNPSRSVP
- the thpR gene encoding RNA 2',3'-cyclic phosphodiesterase, with protein sequence MRTFLGISVPEEVKEQLTSICYGIPDVRWVPKENFHITLVFLGEQSNEKLDVLSEFCSTVSSPSFHLNLKSVGTFGKQKSPSILFAEVSAPPELLQLQKTLDGGLRRFGFSPDRQDYHPHLTIGRFKNTNGTRVLTYLEEFSDFSTSDFPVSEFHIYSSKTFSDGPVYFIEESFSLLPS
- the pabB gene encoding aminodeoxychorismate synthase component I, translated to MSIEELLFSDQPFMIFEEGFHPFGKIIFRNPITTIEAYNSEGLTEAFHKIEDSLNRGYYLAGFISYEAGYFFSDTNWKRTETILPLLYFAVFEKPERISKPLSESAQNYGFYISKTPNRETYFQNLKTIRDHLFQGEIYQINHTDRIGFEFEGDILSFYKVLSERQPVSYGSWIRFRKTDLLSFSPELFFEKKNRTLVTKPMKGTYPRGKSANEDKENIRLLQNSEKEKAENLMITDLMRNDLGKISQEGSVQVEALFSVETYNTIFQMTSTIRSELSDSAGWKEIFKQLFPGGSITGAPKLRAMRLIEQLEPPRGIYTGAIGVIQPNQDAVFSIAIRTLELERGKGNIGIGSGITWDSDPEREWSEIFEKAKFFTEAPRDFSVFETILYKNGIFYFLKEHLERIRNSAQKLQIPFSEKKWNSTLQKIRSEVKRNSHRVKISLHVSGTIRWEHSELSRFQKKGNVRISKIKMDSTSEFRKHKTNLRAIYDREGKLARDADCLDAIFLNEKDQITEGSIANVFVKIGDSYFTPPLDAGVLPGVFRERLLKRNGFYEKILSIEDLTNSNSAFLCNSLRGILRIEEVRNS